In the genome of Persephonella sp. KM09-Lau-8, one region contains:
- a CDS encoding 2Fe-2S iron-sulfur cluster-binding protein codes for MKEIKLTIDGQEITVPEGTTVLEAIKKLNKVVPTFCYHPKLPVFGGCRMCLVYEKRWRTNIIACATLAQEGMEIETENKQTFEERKFILEMLFTRHPLDCPICDKAGECDLQNWGTYYGPQINPSTITPFEKIRPEEDWQSDYFEFVSNRCVLCLRCISVCKNVVGADALFQEERGFEILISPDKKPMDSESSCEACGLCVDVCPVGAILFKPFKFNARAWLLDETVTYCGMCSMQCPVAIDHDQQKIYRIRSTADLEICAGAYLGYDIHSSNRLKGALINGQTTDINKAMEKVAHIINEAPQETAVVVSPYIENEALDKLKKLQEKTGIYVSSTASITLLPVIKGFIEENGSYTLPDKNDILEAERIIVAGNNVADTNPVISYFFHKNYLEGFEIGKDKEIIFVGEKLGHLKKYNPKHIQTDDLSQIKNISLDESTVVVYSTTALKGKTAYEFGKLLGQLHKETKTKVLILPQETNAYGIINKLDLDYLPDILQKIKKGKIKNLILYGEDIVDHISDEELQEIYTQLENSVVITPFSDGLALSSNIAIGSALWMEKSQTTEGFGGIRKGRKAFENIFTEEYLTDKILQMVKTIPVSIREEKQEIEFYNYEGFDYPQINLWDFGYLGRRSKNLADMRVKRSQLIYKEE; via the coding sequence ATGAAAGAAATTAAGCTTACAATAGATGGACAGGAAATAACTGTCCCCGAAGGAACAACAGTTTTAGAGGCAATAAAAAAATTAAATAAAGTGGTTCCTACCTTCTGTTATCATCCTAAGCTGCCTGTTTTTGGTGGTTGCCGTATGTGTCTTGTTTATGAGAAAAGATGGAGAACCAATATAATTGCCTGTGCAACTCTAGCTCAGGAAGGGATGGAAATAGAAACAGAAAACAAACAGACCTTTGAAGAAAGAAAATTTATCCTTGAGATGCTTTTTACCCGTCATCCATTAGACTGTCCTATCTGTGATAAAGCAGGTGAGTGTGATTTACAAAACTGGGGAACTTACTATGGGCCCCAGATAAATCCTTCTACTATAACCCCTTTTGAAAAAATCAGACCTGAAGAAGACTGGCAGAGTGATTATTTTGAGTTTGTATCAAATAGATGTGTTTTATGCCTTAGATGTATAAGCGTTTGTAAAAATGTGGTTGGAGCTGATGCTCTGTTTCAGGAAGAAAGGGGATTTGAGATATTAATATCCCCTGATAAAAAGCCTATGGACAGTGAAAGCTCCTGTGAAGCCTGTGGATTATGTGTTGATGTTTGTCCTGTCGGGGCAATCTTATTTAAACCGTTTAAGTTTAATGCAAGGGCATGGCTTCTTGACGAAACTGTTACTTACTGCGGAATGTGTTCAATGCAGTGTCCTGTAGCAATAGACCACGACCAACAGAAAATATACAGAATTCGCTCAACAGCAGACCTTGAAATATGTGCAGGTGCATATCTGGGGTATGATATACATTCCTCCAACAGACTAAAAGGTGCTTTGATAAACGGCCAGACTACCGATATAAACAAAGCCATGGAAAAAGTGGCACATATAATAAATGAAGCACCCCAAGAAACTGCTGTAGTAGTTTCACCTTATATAGAAAATGAAGCACTGGATAAGCTCAAAAAGCTGCAGGAAAAAACAGGAATATATGTAAGTTCAACAGCTTCAATCACGCTTTTACCGGTAATAAAAGGCTTCATAGAAGAAAATGGCAGTTATACACTTCCGGATAAAAATGATATTTTAGAGGCAGAAAGAATAATTGTTGCTGGAAATAATGTTGCAGATACAAATCCTGTAATCAGTTATTTCTTCCACAAAAACTACCTTGAAGGATTTGAGATAGGAAAAGATAAGGAAATAATTTTTGTCGGTGAAAAACTTGGACATCTAAAAAAATATAACCCTAAACATATTCAGACAGATGATTTATCCCAGATAAAAAATATAAGCTTAGATGAAAGTACTGTTGTTGTTTATTCCACTACAGCATTAAAAGGTAAAACTGCCTATGAATTTGGAAAACTTCTTGGACAGCTCCATAAAGAAACAAAGACCAAAGTCCTAATACTTCCTCAAGAAACAAATGCTTATGGAATAATAAATAAACTTGACCTTGATTATCTACCTGATATTCTCCAAAAAATTAAAAAAGGAAAAATCAAAAATCTAATTTTGTATGGAGAAGATATAGTAGACCATATATCAGATGAAGAACTGCAAGAAATTTATACACAATTGGAAAACAGCGTTGTAATAACACCCTTCTCAGATGGATTGGCTTTATCCTCGAACATAGCAATTGGCTCAGCTCTCTGGATGGAAAAAAGTCAAACAACAGAAGGCTTTGGAGGCATAAGAAAAGGCAGAAAAGCATTTGAAAATATATTCACAGAAGAATATCTTACAGATAAGATTTTGCAAATGGTAAAGACAATACCAGTATCTATAAGAGAAGAAAAGCAAGAAATTGAGTTTTACAACTATGAAGGATTTGATTATCCTCAGATAAATCTCTGGGATTTTGGGTATTTAGGTAGAAGGTCTAAAAATCTGGCAGATATGAGGGTAAAACGCTCTCAATTAATTTATAAGGAGGAGTAA
- a CDS encoding RNA-guided endonuclease TnpB family protein — translation MKNLKVKRSLRIELNNADPTTNIVLGYLTYHAGKLWNEANYLVKNKLAKPNKYDLYNKLKDTSIHKKSLQSRTAQITLDELSRSWQNFFDYLQAPEKYLSPVKPPKYNKKSLPHRPVIYDKTGFKIEGNTIRLSLSKELKQHLKEKHSIDIDYLRIETGLDLSQLNVLNIQITPYKAYGNITYRLNIVYEKEIKETKPQTDKVLATDYGVSNFATIVIENQPISYIVDGKGIQSLLRKYLKKLAKWQKKRDNLLNKGVSTNRVDKILHRIQKRINNLIRDFSHKVSNLIVELAKKYKVSHIVIGKLQESKNKGSRLSSIIDQMLSLLSHGRVSKQIEYKAEEYGIKTILVDESFTSGVDSLKDVAVSKENYTPEARKHRGIFKSILGLVNADVNGARNILKKFKKSFYDCITGLKQTVRIRVFGKLKSSPKSVRVYGQIGVARCGDHLSGIRLTLSKQTPCEALKFI, via the coding sequence ATGAAAAATTTAAAAGTAAAAAGAAGCTTAAGAATAGAGCTTAACAATGCAGACCCAACCACAAACATAGTATTAGGCTATCTAACTTACCACGCAGGAAAACTATGGAATGAGGCAAACTACCTCGTGAAAAATAAACTTGCAAAACCAAACAAGTATGACCTATACAACAAATTAAAAGATACTTCTATACATAAGAAATCCCTACAAAGCAGAACAGCACAGATAACATTAGACGAACTTTCAAGAAGCTGGCAAAACTTTTTTGACTATCTACAGGCACCAGAAAAATACCTATCACCAGTAAAACCACCAAAATATAATAAAAAATCCCTACCACATAGACCAGTAATTTACGACAAAACAGGATTTAAGATAGAAGGAAACACAATAAGACTGTCTCTATCAAAAGAGCTGAAACAACACCTAAAAGAAAAACACAGTATAGACATAGATTACTTGAGAATTGAAACAGGATTAGACCTAAGTCAGTTAAATGTGTTAAATATACAAATCACACCATACAAAGCATACGGCAATATAACATACAGGCTAAATATAGTATATGAGAAAGAAATAAAGGAAACCAAACCACAAACAGATAAAGTATTAGCAACAGACTATGGAGTATCAAACTTTGCGACGATTGTGATAGAGAACCAGCCAATAAGCTATATAGTAGATGGAAAAGGAATACAATCCCTATTAAGAAAATACCTAAAGAAATTAGCCAAATGGCAAAAGAAAAGAGATAATCTGTTAAACAAAGGAGTTTCAACAAACAGAGTAGATAAGATACTCCACAGGATACAAAAGAGAATAAATAACCTGATAAGAGACTTTAGCCATAAAGTTTCAAATCTAATAGTAGAACTTGCAAAAAAATATAAAGTGTCTCACATAGTAATAGGAAAACTACAAGAAAGCAAAAACAAAGGAAGCAGACTATCAAGCATAATAGACCAGATGCTTAGCTTACTATCACACGGTAGAGTATCAAAGCAAATAGAATATAAAGCAGAGGAATACGGAATAAAAACAATCCTTGTAGATGAAAGTTTCACTTCAGGTGTGGACAGCTTAAAAGATGTAGCTGTCAGCAAAGAAAATTACACACCTGAAGCAAGGAAACATAGAGGAATATTTAAAAGCATATTAGGATTAGTAAATGCAGATGTAAACGGAGCGAGAAACATACTTAAAAAGTTTAAAAAGAGTTTTTACGATTGCATTACAGGATTAAAGCAAACGGTAAGAATAAGAGTTTTTGGAAAACTTAAAAGTAGCCCCAAGTCTGTCCGAGTATATGGGCAGATAGGGGTAGCAAGGTGTGGTGACCACCTGTCAGGGATAAGGCTTACACTAAGTAAGCAAACTCCCTGTGAAGCCCTTAAATTTATTTAA
- the argJ gene encoding bifunctional glutamate N-acetyltransferase/amino-acid acetyltransferase ArgJ, which produces MDIKMGVAKAGIKPSGDYDILVLKFKPSVYSLVLTQNSLAAAPVIYDKNLRVKTDKISAIVVNSGNANAATGEQGLKNAIRMAQLTSQLLDIPDDQTFVFSTGVIGVQLPMAKVEKGIKQACENLTDLDLELAARAISTTDSFQKYYTLSDQIDGKMFQIVGIAKGAGMIHPSMATMLAYIFTDVKIEKFLLDELMKEITEKSFNSIDVDGCESTNDSFLVVATGESELEITEENKKIFKEKLLKVATELAKMIVRDGEGATKLIQINVHQAISEEEAKKIGEAIALSNLFKTAMFGNDPNWGRILSAVGQLHLDIDFSKVKLYIGNFLIYDGKPTEYDRQKAEEYLKNNSEITIELYLDRGDKNWTYYTCDLTYKYVEINAEYTT; this is translated from the coding sequence ATGGACATAAAAATGGGTGTTGCTAAAGCTGGAATAAAACCTTCCGGAGATTACGATATTCTTGTTTTAAAATTCAAACCATCTGTTTATAGTCTTGTTTTAACCCAGAACTCCCTTGCAGCAGCACCTGTTATTTATGATAAAAATCTTAGAGTAAAAACAGATAAAATTTCTGCAATTGTTGTAAATAGCGGAAATGCAAATGCAGCAACAGGAGAGCAGGGATTAAAAAATGCAATTAGAATGGCACAGCTAACATCACAGCTTTTAGATATTCCAGATGACCAGACTTTTGTTTTTTCTACAGGGGTTATAGGTGTTCAGCTTCCTATGGCAAAGGTTGAAAAAGGAATAAAACAGGCCTGCGAAAATCTCACAGACCTTGACCTTGAACTTGCAGCAAGGGCAATATCCACAACAGATAGCTTTCAAAAATATTACACTTTATCAGACCAGATAGACGGAAAAATGTTTCAGATTGTTGGTATTGCCAAAGGGGCAGGGATGATACATCCTTCAATGGCAACAATGCTTGCTTATATATTTACAGATGTAAAAATTGAAAAATTCCTTCTTGACGAACTTATGAAAGAAATCACAGAAAAAAGTTTTAATTCAATAGATGTGGATGGTTGTGAAAGCACAAATGATAGTTTTTTAGTGGTAGCAACAGGTGAAAGTGAACTTGAGATAACAGAGGAAAATAAGAAAATTTTCAAAGAAAAACTCCTTAAAGTTGCCACTGAGCTGGCAAAAATGATTGTTCGGGATGGAGAAGGTGCAACAAAACTGATACAGATTAACGTTCATCAGGCAATCTCTGAAGAAGAAGCCAAAAAAATAGGAGAGGCTATAGCTCTATCAAATCTATTTAAAACAGCCATGTTCGGAAACGACCCAAACTGGGGAAGAATTCTTTCTGCTGTTGGACAGCTTCATCTGGATATAGATTTTTCAAAAGTGAAGCTATATATTGGGAATTTTCTGATATATGACGGAAAACCTACCGAATATGATAGACAAAAAGCAGAGGAATATCTGAAAAATAACTCAGAAATTACAATAGAGCTTTATCTTGATAGAGGAGATAAAAACTGGACTTACTATACCTGTGACCTTACATATAAGTATGTTGAAATTAATGCAGAATATACAACCTGA